From one Dysidea avara chromosome 9, odDysAvar1.4, whole genome shotgun sequence genomic stretch:
- the LOC136266624 gene encoding uncharacterized protein, whose product MSTTLEASEIQAAETLWVKEAQSCLRESDTFNMREHQFGLYLEKGVWHCKGRLGNADIFYDSRYPALLTKEHPYTTLIVEDAHRRVMHNGVKETLTEMVQVLDHQGPTICQKGYSSIFICRKLEGLPYALPPPPPLHGFRIKELPPFSYTVHLELVPDLTTVSFLRCFKRFVARRGILCRMISDNGKTFKAAAKAIHKLSSHEVVQGYSSNIGVEWSFNLEKAPGGEGYLKG is encoded by the exons ATGTCAACCACACTGGAAGCATCAGAGATACAGGCAGCTGAAACCCTCTGGGTCAAGGAGGCACAGTCTTGCTTGAGGGAGAGTGACACATTCAATATGAGGGAGCACCAATTCGGACTCTATCTTGAGAAGGGAGTGTGGCATTGCAAGGGTAGGTTGGGGAATGCAGACATTTTTTATGACTCCAGGTACCCTGCACTACTGACTAAGGAACATCCGTACACCACTTTGATTGTCGAAGATGCCCACAGAAGGGTTATGCACAATGGGGTTAAGGAAACATTAACTGAGATGGTCCAAGTATTGGATCATCAAGGGCCGACAATTTGTCAGAAAGGTTATTCATCAATATTCATCTGTCGAAAACTAGAGGGACTCCCTTATGCCCTGCCACCACCACCCCCTCTTCATGGGTTTAGAATCAAGGAGCTACCTCCATTTTCATACACGG TTCATTTAGAACTTGTCCCTGACCTGACCACTGTTAGCTTCCTCCGCTGCTTTAAGCGATTTGTTGCTAGACGAGGCATTCTTTGCAGAATGATTTCAGACAATGGCAAGACCTTCAAGGCAGCAGCTAAGGCCATTCATAAGTTGAGCAGTCATGAAGTTGTGCAGGGATACAGCTCCAATATTGGCGTGGAATGGTCATTCAATTTAGAGAAGGCCCCTGGTGGGGAGGGATATTTGAAAGGATGA
- the LOC136266625 gene encoding uncharacterized protein: MSLKHITKVKLPKLSLKRFNGDITQWSTFWDTFKSSIDSNPGLSNIDKFNYLKSLLEGPASEAVSGLKLTAPNYVEAVSILKKRFGNKQQIIDKHMENLLSVDTITSQHNLKGLRHLHDTVESHIRGLRSLGIPATSYGSLMSSVLMTKLPQEFRLLVNREVPDEEWNLDRLMQLIDREIDARERASIGNYMPRKTRTEPPTAAMLLASGAVQPKCAYCRHNHSSTSRKTIVDVTARKQILRKSGRCFNCLRKNHMSWECRASVRCGSCGGKHHVSICGESHGSIPRAPGTQDLPSSCRQGDLFNQNRVNDQTNEVISTTSALNCGSVRAPVLLQTARAIVFKVNDPQKRIEARILFDCGIQRSYVTKQVANSLSLTPKCSETMLIRTFGSQLEAKQVCDVVSLGMVLKDGRSMQFSFLTVPLICEPLTSQPTMYASESYPHLAGLELADYATEEDTLSVDVLVGSDNYWKLVTGDIINADIGPTAIRTRLGWVLAGPVEGISCHICTNLVVTHTMVIDAHISQDTDQELDKKLKMFWDLESFGIQPNKVTVYNEFESTIRFNSERYEVSLPWKESHAPLSNNYDLSLKRLVGLLRRLRHSPEILHQYDAVIREQIRRGIVEPVEPKMPTCNLVHYLPHHAVLLEDKTTTKLRIVYDASSRTLGPSLNDCLYTGPKSGQRIMDILLRFRVHRMAIAADIEKAFLMVAVKNEDRDVLRFLWVKDVNNDVSDVERFTRVVFGVSSSPFLLNATIKHHMEQFSVHDPDLTSLFMRSIYVDDISAGADDDDSAFQFYTRSKKILAKGGFNLHKFVTNSISLSRRVELMEQDNEGLIHDDPNTVEEDKSYTKDVLGNKQHSDGEQKILGLRWNFIQDTLIFDLNELANVMKGLKATKREIVGITARLYDSLGFMSPVIIQIKMFFQELCASKVEWDEPFTGQLLNKWNTLLSGFKGIVTSIPRCYFWSVTEAASKCSFHGFCDASLGAYAAVVYVKIETSCGTSTSFAASKTRVAPLSKQTILRLELLSALLLANLINTVTDVLKDDMPTASITCYTDSKVALCWIKGLTKEWKPFVQNRVNTTRRLVPHNQWKFCAGEDNPADLPSRGVSPTDLVGSVLWRHGLPWLVQVEPEVEEELIMPEEYMKEMKVSSQHVMVVSADSHGVGRIITCTHFSFLGKLLRVTAYVMRFCRLLKARVQ, encoded by the coding sequence ATGTCCCTGAAACACATTACTAAGGTGAAGCTGCCAAAGTTGTCTCTGAAAAGATTCAATGGAGATATTACTCAATGGTCTACCTTTTGGGACACCTTTAAGTCGTCTATTGATAGTAATCCTGGATTGTCGAACATTGACAAATTTAACTATCTTAAGTCATTGCTAGAAGGTCCTGCATCTGAAGCTGTGTCAGGACTAAAGTTGACAGCACCTAACTATGTTGAAGCAGTATCAATCTTAAAGAAACGCTTTGGGAATAAACAACAGATCATTGACAAACATATGGAGAATTTATTAAGTGTTGATACTATCACTTCACAACACAACTTGAAAGGTCTCAGGCACCTTCATGATACAGTAGAATCTCATATTAGGGGTCTCAGATCCTTGGGAATCCCTGCAACATCCTATGGCAGTCTAATGTCTTCAGTACTAATGACTAAGTTACCCCAGGAGTTTAGACTACTAGTGAATCGTGAAGTGCCAGACGAGGAGTGGAACCTAGACAGACTGATGCAGTTAATTGACAGAGAGATTGATGCTAGGGAGAGGGCTTCCATTGGCAACTACATGCCGAGAAAGACCCGCACAGAACCACCCACAGCTGCTATGCTGCTAGCAAGTGGTGCAGTTCAGCCCAAGTGCGCGTATTGCCGCCACAATCATTCGTCGACCTCACGTAAGACAATAGTTGATGTTACAGCCCGAAAACAAATACTGAGAAAGTCGGGGCGATGTTTCAATTGCTTACGAAAGAATCACATGAGTTGGGAATGCCGTGCGAGTGTAAGGTGTGGCAGTTGTGGGGGTAAGCATCATGTCAGTATCTGTGGTGAGTCCCATGGAAGTATTCCCAGAGCACCAGGTACACAAGATTTACCATCGAGTTGTCGCCAAGGAGACTTGTTCAATCAGAACAGAGTGAATGATCAAACCAATGAAGTTATATCCACTACATCAGCATTGAATTGTGGATCTGTTAGGGCACCTGTGTTACTACAGACTGCTAGAGCCATAGTATTTAAGGTTAATGACCCTCAGAAGAGAATAGAGGCCCGAATATTGTTTGACTGCGGTATCCAACGATCCTATGTCACAAAACAAGTAGCCAATTCCTTATCCCTGACTCCAAAATGCTCGGAGACGATGTTAATAAGGACTTTTGGATCCCAGTTGGAAGCAAAACAAGTTTGTGATGTGGTATCACTTGGCATGGTGTTGAAGGATGGGAGGAGTATGCAGTTCTCCTTCTTAACAGTACCACTTATCTGTGAGCCGTTAACCAGCCAACCCACAATGTATGCTTCAGAGAGCTATCCCCATCTAGCCGGCTTAGAATTGGCAGACTATGCTACTGAAGAAGACACACTCAGTGTTGATGTCCTGGTTGGATCAGATAATTACTGGAAGTTGGTGACTGGCGATATTATCAATGCAGATATTGGTCCTACGGCAATTCGAACGAGGCTAGGATGGGTTCTAGCTGGTCCAGTGGAAGGAATCTCATGCCACATCTGCACCAATCTTGTTGTGACACATACTATGGTAATTGATGCACACATTTCCCAAGACACAGACCAAGAGTTAGACAAGAAGTTGAAAATGTTTTGGGACTTAGAGTCATTTGGTATCCAGCCCAATAAAGTCACAGTATACAATGAGTTTGAGAGTACTATTCGTTTTAACAGTGAAAGATACGAGGTTTCTCTTCCATGGAAGGAGTCACATGCTCCACTGTCCAATAATTATGATCTCTCCCTGAAAAGACTAGTTGGACTACTCAGGCGACTTAGACATAGTCCCGAGATCCTGCATCAGTATGATGCTGTGATACGTGAGCAGATCAGAAGAGGAATTGTCGAACCTGTAGAGCCAAAGATGCCCACTTGCAATTTAGTACATTATTTGCCACACCATGCTGTCCTTCTGGAAGATAAAACCACTACGAAACTTAGGATTGTATATGATGCATCTTCTCGAACCCTTGGTCCATCCTTGAATGACTGTCTGTATACAGGACCTAAGTCAGGACAAAGAATTATGGACATATTACTACGTTTTAGAGTTCACAGAATGGCAATAGCAGCTGACATAGAAAAGGCCTTCTTGATGGTAGCCGTAAAGAATGAAGATCGTGATGTGTTACGGTTCCTATGGGTGAAGGATGTGAACAATGATGTATCAGATGTTGAGAGATTTACCAGGGTGGTCTTTGGGGTATCTTCTAGCCCTTTCCTTCTGAATGCAACCATTAAGCACCATATGGAACAATTTAGTGTACATGATCCAGACTTAACCAGTTTGTTTATGAGGTCAATCTACGTTGATGATATCAGTGCTGGTGCAGATGATGATGACTCTGCATTCCAGTTTTATACAAGGTCCAAGAAGATTTTGGCTAAGGGAGGCTTCAACCTGCATAAGTTTGTTACAAACTCAATATCACTAAGCCGTCGTGTAGAACTGATGGAGCAGGACAATGAGGGCCTGATTCATGATGACCCCAATACTGTTGAAGAAGACAAGAGCTATACTAAGGATGTCCTTGGTAATAAGCAACATTCAGATGGTGAACAGAAGATACTGGGGCTAAGATGGAACTTCATTCAAGATACCTTAATATTTGACCTCAATGAACTGGCTAATGTAATGAAGGGATTGAAGGCCACCAAGCGAGAGATAGTAGGCATAACAGCCAGACTCTATGACTCCCTTGGCTTTATGTCACCAGTGATTATACAGATTAAGATGTTCTTCCAAGAGTTGTGTGCAAGTAAAGTAGAGTGGGATGAGCCCTTTACTGGCCAATTACTGAACAAGTGGAATACCTTGCTCTCTGGGTTCAAGGGAATTGTGACATCTATACCAAGGTGTTACTTCTGGAGTGTTACTGAGGCAGCAAGCAAGTGCAGCTTTCATGGATTTTGCGATGCATCACTTGGTGCATACGCAGCTGTAGTGTATGTGAAGATTGAGACCTCTTGTGGGACTTCAACAAGCTTTGCTGCGTCTAAGACAAGGGTTGCGCCATTGAGTAAGCAGACGATACTACGTCTGGAGCTCTTGTCAGCTCTCTTGCTTGCCAATTTGATAAACACAGTCACGGATGTATTGAAAGATGATATGCCAACTGCTTCAATTACTTGCTACACTGACTCTAAGGTTGCCTTATGTTGGATCAAGGGACTCACGAAGGAGTGGAAACCATTTGTTCAGAACCGAGTCAACACTACAAGAAGGTTAGTCCCACACAATCAATGGAAATTTTGTGCTGGAGAGGACAATCCAGCCGATCTACCTTCTAGAGGTGTATCACCTACAGATTTGGTTGGGAGTGTTCTGTGGCGACATGGTCTTCCCTGGTTGGTTCAAGTGGAACCAGAAGTTGAAGAGGAATTGATCATGCCTGAGGAATACATGAAggagatgaaggtcagctctCAACATGTCATGGTTGTGTCAGCTGATTCTCATGGTGTTGGAAGAATCATAACCTGTACACATTTTAGCTTCCTAGGCAAGCTGTTGCGAGTTACGGCGTATGTTATGAGGTTTTGTAGATTACTGAAGGCCAGGGTCCAGTGA